The following are encoded in a window of Vibrio sp. SCSIO 43136 genomic DNA:
- a CDS encoding YdcH family protein has product MLGENHSLTSEYPDKLSKIKQLIASDDHFADRAKRYDALDKEIRVLELRGSPIDDQAMHDLKVQRSELKDWLHAQLN; this is encoded by the coding sequence ATGCTAGGCGAAAACCATTCTCTCACCAGTGAATATCCTGATAAATTGAGCAAAATTAAACAGCTAATTGCGAGTGATGATCACTTTGCTGATCGGGCTAAAAGATATGATGCTTTAGATAAGGAGATTCGTGTACTTGAACTGAGAGGGTCACCCATTGATGACCAAGCCATGCATGACCTAAAAGTTCAGCGCTCGGAGCTTAAAGACTGGCTCCACGCCCAATTGAATTAA
- a CDS encoding class II glutamine amidotransferase → MCRWLAYQGKPIYLDELIYEPEHSLVHQSMEARKAVTRVNADGFGLGWYSQERQEPGQFHEVMPAWSDENLKSLTHHIKSHRFMAHVRSSTGTQVTRSNCHPFVHQNWMFLHNGQIGEFEQIKFSLERSLPESLYLTKRGTTDSELIFLLALNNDLIHQPVMAISKTIDQIEQARVEKGLIEPFKASMCISDGEQFWVVRYSSDGMPPTVFIKQEQSNIALASEPLESNRSWQMLPTQSITHIQDTEVTHYQISEIN, encoded by the coding sequence ATGTGCCGATGGTTAGCCTATCAAGGGAAACCGATTTATCTCGACGAGCTTATTTACGAACCGGAGCACTCACTGGTTCATCAAAGCATGGAGGCAAGAAAAGCCGTTACAAGAGTCAATGCCGATGGTTTTGGTTTAGGCTGGTATAGCCAAGAGCGACAGGAACCCGGACAATTTCACGAAGTCATGCCTGCTTGGAGTGATGAGAACCTAAAGTCTCTCACTCACCATATCAAGTCACACCGCTTTATGGCCCATGTGCGCTCATCGACCGGAACTCAGGTCACACGCTCTAATTGCCACCCCTTCGTGCATCAGAATTGGATGTTTTTACATAACGGACAGATCGGTGAGTTTGAGCAGATCAAATTCTCGCTCGAGAGAAGTTTGCCCGAATCTCTTTACCTGACAAAGCGCGGCACTACCGATAGCGAACTCATTTTTTTGCTCGCTTTGAACAATGACCTGATCCACCAGCCCGTCATGGCGATCTCTAAAACTATCGACCAGATTGAGCAAGCCAGAGTCGAGAAAGGTTTAATCGAGCCCTTTAAAGCTTCAATGTGTATTTCTGACGGCGAACAATTTTGGGTGGTGAGATACAGCAGTGATGGTATGCCGCCGACTGTGTTTATAAAGCAAGAACAAAGCAATATCGCCCTAGCCTCCGAACCACTAGAATCCAATCGCAGTTGGCAAATGCTACCTACACAGTCAATTACTCACATTCAGGATACTGAAGTCACCCATTATCAGATTTCGGAAATTAACTAA
- a CDS encoding SDR family NAD(P)-dependent oxidoreductase: MKKRILITGATDGIGLETAKILVSQGHSVIVHGRNLAKLQQVEKALFELDANNPVETIVADLSKFSDIKQMVAEISERFGKLDVLVNNAGIFATSQPLTEQNLDVRFVVNTLAPYFLTKELLPLLTGNARVVNLSSAAQASVDLSALGGAKSLSDGEAYAQSKLALTMWSAALGEQNKDTGPMIVSVNPKSFLGSKMVKEAYGVAGNDLSLGADILVRASLSEEFADAHGKYFDNDIERFANAHSDTYDKGKVSALIDKLDLIINQYS; encoded by the coding sequence ATGAAGAAACGAATTCTAATCACTGGTGCAACCGATGGTATTGGTCTAGAAACAGCAAAAATCTTAGTTTCTCAAGGGCATAGTGTTATTGTTCACGGGCGTAATCTCGCCAAATTGCAGCAAGTAGAAAAAGCGCTGTTTGAACTCGATGCCAACAATCCAGTGGAAACCATCGTTGCTGATCTGTCCAAATTCTCAGACATAAAACAGATGGTCGCTGAAATCTCAGAGCGTTTTGGCAAGTTGGATGTGTTGGTCAACAACGCTGGTATCTTCGCCACCAGCCAGCCGCTCACCGAACAAAACTTAGATGTTCGATTTGTCGTTAACACCTTAGCCCCCTATTTTCTGACCAAAGAATTATTGCCGCTGCTTACTGGTAACGCCCGAGTCGTCAACTTATCTTCTGCGGCCCAAGCCAGCGTCGATTTAAGCGCATTGGGTGGAGCCAAGAGTCTATCCGACGGTGAAGCTTATGCCCAAAGCAAGCTGGCTCTGACCATGTGGAGCGCTGCTCTAGGCGAACAAAATAAAGATACCGGACCAATGATTGTCTCTGTAAACCCTAAGTCTTTCTTAGGCAGTAAGATGGTCAAAGAAGCCTATGGAGTGGCGGGCAACGATTTGTCATTGGGTGCTGATATTTTGGTAAGAGCCTCGTTATCTGAAGAGTTTGCCGACGCCCATGGAAAATACTTTGATAACGATATCGAGCGATTTGCTAACGCTCACTCAGATACCTACGACAAAGGTAAAGTCAGTGCGCTCATCGATAAGCTGGACTTGATTATTAACCAATACAGCTAA
- a CDS encoding DMT family transporter gives MDLSSFLRLVLLAAIWGGSFLFMRVAANTFGPAFLVEARVGFAALSLLVVAIYLKRKLEFTRHWRHFMVLGLFNSALPFLFFGYAAQSLTVSTLSILNSTAPMWGALIGYLWHRTPLTPKSLLGMAFGICGVTILVGPDFSGSETANLLPLVAGALAAGCYGLATNYTKIAPNISSFNNAHGSMWAATIWLLPLLAIIPMRAVPSAIEISSVIALGVICTGIAFLLYFGLVERIGPTSTLTVTFMIPIFGILWGYLILDEPIGMSTLIGTSVVLVGTMLVTGFSPKKLFSR, from the coding sequence ATGGATCTCTCTAGTTTCTTACGCCTAGTATTACTTGCTGCTATTTGGGGTGGGTCTTTTTTGTTTATGCGGGTCGCCGCCAATACATTTGGCCCCGCATTTCTAGTTGAAGCACGAGTGGGGTTCGCAGCATTGAGCTTGCTTGTCGTCGCCATCTACCTTAAGAGAAAACTTGAGTTCACTCGTCATTGGAGACATTTTATGGTGCTTGGTCTATTTAATAGTGCTTTGCCTTTCTTATTCTTTGGCTATGCTGCGCAAAGTCTGACAGTTTCTACACTCTCGATTCTCAACTCCACTGCACCTATGTGGGGAGCCTTGATCGGTTACCTATGGCACCGCACCCCGCTCACTCCTAAATCTTTACTTGGCATGGCATTTGGTATTTGTGGCGTCACGATACTTGTTGGCCCAGACTTCTCTGGCTCAGAAACAGCAAACCTTCTTCCCCTAGTCGCAGGGGCATTAGCCGCAGGCTGTTACGGACTGGCAACCAATTACACTAAAATCGCCCCAAACATCTCTTCTTTCAACAATGCACACGGCAGCATGTGGGCAGCAACAATTTGGCTACTGCCATTATTGGCTATCATTCCGATGAGAGCAGTTCCTTCAGCGATAGAAATCTCATCTGTAATTGCTCTGGGCGTCATTTGTACCGGCATTGCTTTCTTACTCTATTTTGGATTGGTCGAGCGCATTGGTCCTACATCGACGCTCACTGTTACCTTTATGATCCCAATTTTTGGCATCTTGTGGGGATACTTGATACTCGATGAGCCGATTGGTATGAGCACGTTAATCGGCACTAGCGTGGTTTTAGTTGGTACCATGTTGGTGACCGGGTTTTCACCCAAAAAACTCTTTTCCCGATAA
- the ltaE gene encoding low-specificity L-threonine aldolase: MIDFRSDTVTRPSPKMRQLMADALVGDDVYGDDPTVNELEEWAAERHGFQAALFTSSGTQANLLGLMSHCERGDEYLCGQQAHNYRYEAGGAAVLGSIQPQPIENEKDGSLDFDKLAAAIKPDDFHFARTKLLSLENTINGKVLPLTYLADARRFVDKHNLKLHLDGARVYNAAVALNVDIIEIAKHFDSMTICLSKGLGAPIGSLLLGDKAFIEKARRVRKMLGGGMRQAGILAAAGKMVLTENVARLATDHENAKYLAQALNTIEGFDVNVENVQTNIVFSKVADHIDLESVCEQLKQQGILLSPSRPMRFVTHLDIDKPAIDSMISALKAAL, from the coding sequence ATGATTGATTTTCGTTCAGATACCGTAACAAGACCTAGCCCAAAGATGCGCCAATTGATGGCTGACGCACTCGTTGGAGACGATGTCTATGGTGACGATCCAACGGTTAATGAGTTAGAAGAATGGGCGGCAGAGCGCCATGGTTTTCAAGCAGCACTCTTCACCTCTTCGGGTACCCAAGCCAATTTATTGGGTCTTATGAGCCATTGTGAACGAGGTGATGAGTACCTATGTGGTCAGCAAGCACACAACTATCGTTATGAGGCAGGTGGAGCAGCGGTTCTGGGATCGATCCAACCTCAGCCCATCGAAAATGAAAAAGATGGCTCACTTGATTTCGATAAGCTTGCAGCGGCTATCAAGCCTGATGACTTTCATTTCGCACGCACCAAACTACTAAGCCTAGAAAATACTATCAATGGTAAAGTACTACCGTTGACCTACCTTGCTGATGCTCGTCGCTTTGTAGACAAACACAATCTTAAGCTCCACCTAGACGGTGCACGTGTCTACAACGCTGCGGTTGCACTCAATGTCGACATCATCGAAATAGCAAAGCACTTTGACTCGATGACTATCTGCCTATCCAAAGGACTCGGTGCACCGATTGGCTCGCTGCTGCTAGGAGATAAAGCCTTTATCGAAAAAGCTCGCCGTGTAAGAAAGATGCTTGGCGGCGGTATGCGACAAGCCGGAATATTGGCCGCAGCGGGAAAGATGGTACTGACAGAAAATGTAGCAAGATTGGCGACAGACCACGAGAACGCAAAGTATCTCGCCCAAGCACTCAACACCATTGAAGGTTTTGATGTAAACGTTGAAAACGTTCAAACCAACATAGTGTTTAGTAAAGTTGCAGACCACATTGATCTCGAAAGTGTTTGCGAGCAGCTAAAACAGCAAGGCATATTACTGTCGCCAAGTCGACCAATGCGCTTTGTTACCCATCTTGATATCGACAAGCCAGCAATCGATAGCATGATTTCAGCGTTAAAAGCAGCACTATAA
- a CDS encoding radical SAM protein, with the protein MNYEGKVYRPWPEYRSILIQTTLGCSINTCTFCSMFDDKRFKVRDIQDVFKDIEEARRIYPEVESIFLIDGNVMAARTEFLLKVLDKLKTTFPEVKKISLYSGLNDFRRKSLQELIEIKDAGLDMAYSGLESGDPIVLKNIKKHMTPKQAIEGAQMAKDAGIQVLQSFIFGLGGAERSYEHIKATTDILNIMQPEEIAPMALAIQPGTELERELQRGDFIMPTQLQVLEEEKFLLENLNIDTFYWGDHGNNLLPQKGFLLDSRQEMLANLNRVIAANPLAKERIIQTFSW; encoded by the coding sequence ATGAACTACGAGGGTAAAGTATATCGACCTTGGCCTGAATACCGCAGCATCCTGATCCAAACGACTTTGGGTTGCAGCATCAACACTTGTACTTTTTGCAGCATGTTTGATGACAAGCGCTTTAAAGTCCGAGATATCCAAGATGTGTTTAAAGATATTGAAGAAGCAAGGCGCATCTATCCAGAGGTCGAGTCAATATTTCTCATTGATGGCAACGTTATGGCTGCAAGAACAGAGTTCTTGCTAAAAGTACTCGATAAGCTCAAAACAACTTTCCCAGAGGTTAAGAAGATCTCTTTGTACAGTGGCCTCAACGACTTTCGACGCAAATCGTTGCAAGAGCTTATTGAAATCAAAGATGCGGGACTGGATATGGCCTATTCAGGGTTAGAGTCAGGTGATCCTATCGTGCTTAAAAATATTAAGAAACATATGACACCTAAACAAGCGATTGAAGGAGCACAAATGGCAAAAGATGCCGGTATTCAGGTGCTTCAGTCGTTTATTTTTGGGCTTGGTGGGGCAGAGCGTTCGTATGAACATATTAAGGCGACCACTGATATCCTCAACATTATGCAGCCAGAGGAAATTGCCCCAATGGCACTGGCCATTCAACCAGGTACAGAGTTGGAAAGGGAACTTCAACGAGGTGACTTTATTATGCCAACTCAACTCCAAGTTCTCGAAGAAGAAAAGTTCCTGCTGGAGAACTTAAATATTGATACCTTCTATTGGGGGGATCATGGCAATAACTTACTACCACAAAAGGGCTTTTTATTGGACTCTCGTCAAGAGATGCTCGCCAATCTTAACCGAGTGATTGCCGCTAACCCACTGGCAAAAGAGCGCATCATCCAAACCTTTTCTTGGTAA
- a CDS encoding MFS transporter, with amino-acid sequence MNKPRLSFWQIWNMSFGFLGIQFGFGLQNANVSRIFETLGASIDQIPLLWIAAPLTGLLVQPIIGYFSDRTWTSIGRRRPYFLAGAIFSSLALIIMPYSPYLWVAAGMLWILDASINVSMEPFRALVADNLPSEQRTKGFAVQTFFIGVGSVIASAMPYIVTNVFGVANTAPAGEIPDSVKISFICGAVVFLGSIMWTVLRTDEYSPEQMAKFEGESVEQPEENKATFAEIIADLKAMPKTMLQLALVQFFSWFALFAMWIYTTSAVTSEIYGAPSPSSELYNVGADWVGLCFAAYNGVSALAAFALPWLAERTSRKFVHCLSLIIGGVSLACISLVTQPDMLMLNMVGIGIAWASILCMPYAILAGALPSKKMGFYMGVFNFFIVLPQITAAGILGYFTSQVFEGNAMMSLVLGGCSMIFAGLMVTFVKDQDEPNQQPQAELAQA; translated from the coding sequence ATGAATAAACCACGACTGTCATTTTGGCAAATCTGGAATATGAGCTTTGGCTTTCTCGGTATTCAGTTCGGTTTTGGTCTTCAAAATGCCAACGTAAGCCGTATTTTCGAAACGCTAGGTGCGAGTATTGACCAGATCCCGCTGCTATGGATTGCGGCACCATTGACCGGGCTTTTGGTCCAACCAATCATTGGCTATTTTAGTGACCGTACTTGGACCAGTATCGGCCGCCGTCGCCCATATTTCCTTGCGGGTGCGATTTTCTCTTCTTTAGCGCTCATTATCATGCCTTATTCGCCTTATCTGTGGGTCGCTGCGGGTATGCTTTGGATTTTGGATGCATCTATTAACGTATCGATGGAACCGTTTCGTGCCCTGGTAGCAGATAACTTGCCGTCAGAGCAACGTACCAAGGGTTTTGCGGTGCAAACATTCTTTATCGGTGTTGGTTCGGTGATCGCATCAGCGATGCCTTACATCGTGACCAATGTGTTTGGTGTTGCGAATACGGCGCCTGCGGGTGAGATCCCGGATTCTGTGAAGATATCTTTCATTTGTGGTGCGGTGGTTTTCTTAGGCTCGATCATGTGGACCGTTTTACGTACCGATGAATACTCACCTGAGCAAATGGCGAAGTTTGAAGGCGAGTCGGTAGAGCAGCCTGAAGAAAACAAAGCGACTTTTGCTGAAATCATTGCGGATCTCAAGGCGATGCCAAAAACCATGCTTCAATTAGCTTTGGTTCAGTTTTTTTCTTGGTTTGCTTTGTTTGCAATGTGGATTTACACCACATCGGCGGTGACTAGCGAGATATATGGCGCTCCAAGCCCTAGTTCAGAGCTGTACAACGTGGGTGCGGATTGGGTTGGTCTGTGTTTTGCTGCGTACAACGGTGTTTCTGCGCTGGCAGCGTTTGCACTGCCTTGGCTGGCAGAACGTACGAGTCGTAAGTTTGTGCACTGCTTGTCACTGATCATTGGTGGTGTGAGCCTAGCGTGTATTTCGTTGGTTACTCAGCCAGATATGTTGATGCTAAATATGGTAGGTATTGGTATCGCTTGGGCAAGTATCCTGTGTATGCCATACGCTATTCTTGCAGGTGCCCTTCCTTCGAAGAAAATGGGCTTCTACATGGGTGTGTTTAACTTCTTTATCGTACTGCCACAAATCACCGCAGCGGGTATCTTAGGTTACTTCACAAGCCAAGTGTTTGAAGGAAACGCAATGATGTCGTTGGTGTTGGGCGGCTGTTCTATGATTTTTGCAGGCTTGATGGTTACTTTCGTTAAGGATCAAGATGAGCCAAATCAACAACCTCAAGCTGAGTTGGCACAAGCATAA
- a CDS encoding LysR family transcriptional regulator yields the protein MNVEHLKLFVRVASTHNISLAGQELGLSPAVSSAHINKLEEGLGVRLVHRTTRKVSLTEEGQAFLPHAEEVLASVEAARSSVGVGHNLPTGTLRVTAPASFGRMHMVPALKGFLDRYPDLIVDFRFSDSIIDLVEGGFDVAIRNAELKDSTLVARKLASDRRVVCASPDYIAKYGAPCTPQELVDHSCLNLMGLETWSFQTDKGQVSIKTQGRFRTDNGDAMRDATVDGLGLSINSTWSCYKELQSGQLVEVLSDYPLVSDTALWAVYPSSRLIAPKVRAFIDYFVEFYGEPTYWDKCLERSKL from the coding sequence ATGAATGTTGAACACCTCAAGCTCTTTGTACGTGTGGCATCTACTCATAATATTAGCCTTGCGGGGCAAGAGCTAGGTCTATCTCCCGCCGTTTCTAGTGCTCATATCAATAAACTGGAAGAGGGGCTTGGTGTGCGCTTGGTGCATCGAACCACACGTAAAGTATCGTTGACGGAAGAAGGTCAGGCATTCCTGCCTCACGCAGAAGAGGTGTTAGCGAGTGTTGAGGCGGCAAGGAGTTCAGTAGGTGTTGGGCATAACTTGCCTACGGGGACTTTGAGGGTGACTGCTCCAGCTTCTTTTGGTCGCATGCATATGGTGCCAGCGCTGAAAGGTTTCTTGGACAGGTATCCTGATTTGATTGTCGACTTTCGTTTCTCAGACTCAATTATTGATCTGGTGGAGGGTGGCTTTGATGTCGCTATCCGTAACGCTGAACTTAAAGACTCGACATTGGTGGCTAGAAAGCTAGCCAGCGATCGTCGTGTAGTGTGTGCGTCTCCAGATTATATTGCCAAATATGGCGCACCATGTACGCCACAAGAGTTGGTAGATCATAGTTGCCTAAACTTAATGGGGTTAGAAACTTGGTCTTTTCAAACCGATAAAGGGCAGGTGAGCATCAAAACACAAGGCCGTTTCCGTACCGATAATGGGGATGCCATGCGAGATGCTACGGTGGATGGGTTAGGGTTGTCGATTAATTCGACTTGGAGTTGTTATAAAGAGCTTCAAAGTGGTCAATTAGTCGAAGTTTTGTCTGATTACCCATTGGTGTCTGATACAGCGTTATGGGCGGTTTATCCAAGCTCTCGTTTGATTGCCCCTAAGGTTCGGGCATTTATTGACTATTTCGTAGAATTCTATGGAGAGCCGACCTATTGGGACAAATGCTTAGAGCGATCTAAGCTCTAA
- a CDS encoding OmpA family protein produces MARQRVNQELKEDNEWMTTYSDAITLLLAFFVLIVAVSQIDEGKLEDLKKGRTSIMGEPADVPMEVIQAEIQEIVEEQKLESVVITPVIDGLKIELDSENLYQSGSADLTSKGEQVIREFAGALLEVNLEDRAIVVEGHSDDVPINTSKYRSNWELSGSRAVQVVQQLIDLGINKNLLSAIAYADTRPRADQSLTIEKQREQNRRVVIYIKRDYTDR; encoded by the coding sequence ATGGCACGCCAACGTGTTAATCAAGAGCTTAAGGAGGACAACGAATGGATGACAACCTACAGTGATGCCATCACTTTATTGTTAGCATTCTTTGTTTTGATTGTTGCGGTATCACAGATCGATGAAGGTAAGCTTGAAGACCTAAAAAAGGGCCGAACTAGTATTATGGGTGAACCAGCCGATGTCCCGATGGAGGTTATTCAAGCAGAGATCCAAGAAATTGTGGAGGAACAAAAGCTTGAGTCGGTTGTAATAACCCCAGTCATTGATGGTTTGAAAATCGAGCTGGATAGTGAAAATCTGTACCAGTCGGGTTCTGCCGATTTAACGTCTAAAGGTGAACAAGTGATTAGAGAGTTTGCTGGTGCGTTGCTTGAGGTGAACTTAGAAGATCGAGCGATTGTTGTTGAAGGTCATAGTGATGATGTTCCTATTAATACTTCTAAGTACCGCAGCAACTGGGAATTGTCAGGCTCGCGTGCTGTTCAGGTTGTGCAGCAGTTGATTGATCTAGGCATCAATAAAAACCTTCTCAGTGCGATTGCATACGCAGACACTCGTCCACGAGCAGACCAATCGCTTACTATAGAAAAACAGCGAGAACAAAATCGGCGTGTGGTCATCTATATAAAGCGAGATTACACAGACCGCTAA
- a CDS encoding DUF3859 domain-containing protein yields MAKRSPIVEITSYGLYSTWDFSSKDLPKIQDFTTQIVADEDVEFGFIVNIKKAKGTKLYYCVNHPGVINKKGKVLAPFDGEIHVGSNDWDFYLGDTIQLLHPVDGLESNLGEWHMTMEMNGQIIAEKKFTVVARDEGQFWKRRGF; encoded by the coding sequence ATGGCAAAGCGCTCTCCAATCGTTGAGATCACCTCTTACGGACTCTATTCTACGTGGGATTTTTCATCAAAAGATCTGCCTAAAATACAAGACTTCACTACTCAAATTGTCGCTGATGAAGACGTAGAATTTGGGTTCATCGTGAACATCAAAAAAGCCAAAGGCACCAAGCTCTACTACTGTGTAAACCACCCCGGCGTGATCAATAAGAAAGGCAAGGTTCTTGCGCCTTTTGACGGAGAAATTCATGTAGGAAGTAACGACTGGGATTTTTATTTAGGTGATACCATCCAACTTCTGCACCCCGTCGATGGGCTTGAAAGTAACCTAGGAGAGTGGCACATGACGATGGAGATGAATGGTCAGATCATAGCGGAGAAAAAATTTACCGTCGTCGCTCGTGATGAGGGGCAGTTTTGGAAGCGTCGTGGATTTTAA
- a CDS encoding GNAT family N-acetyltransferase: MQIIHDSNSQEFRIELAPQAWARLTYRWDNNIMVVDHSSVPLSLRGQGKGGVMMEAFLPEVEKLGVKIIAECSYVQHYLKKHPQWHHLVA; this comes from the coding sequence ATGCAAATCATTCACGATTCAAACTCGCAAGAATTTAGAATCGAGTTAGCGCCTCAAGCATGGGCCAGACTCACCTATCGATGGGATAACAACATCATGGTCGTTGACCACTCTTCCGTGCCGCTTAGTTTAAGAGGACAAGGAAAAGGCGGTGTGATGATGGAAGCGTTTTTGCCAGAGGTAGAAAAACTTGGTGTGAAGATTATCGCCGAGTGTAGTTATGTTCAGCACTACCTCAAAAAACACCCACAATGGCATCATTTAGTCGCCTAA
- a CDS encoding OmpG family monomeric porin translates to MKKITLTTLVAAMAAATTAQAAYIESGVEHEFYNSEFRAENDNVLPYLAAGFNPVADLPLTVGFKHSDKQMVNDQAAVNAGKADRARQEYMVTYKHSFNDAFTVAPMFAIRHDNNELSIGKKGHATEYRFHPNMSYQLDDTFALALDGFIAPVKIVDSVNAKNTSALKSELDFRLNVALNDTQSARVSFYNEAAKADGQDKGNNEWQLRAMFTQKFGDLTVTPFVRYDLSRDLENTNKATESKLRHRAGITGSYKLQDNLAVVFEGNYQAEQENQKGDFNKARVFTKVGLNYSF, encoded by the coding sequence ATGAAAAAAATTACTCTAACTACTCTAGTTGCAGCTATGGCTGCTGCGACTACAGCACAAGCAGCATACATCGAGTCTGGTGTTGAGCACGAATTCTACAACTCTGAGTTCCGCGCTGAGAACGACAACGTTCTTCCTTACCTAGCAGCAGGCTTCAACCCAGTTGCTGACCTTCCGCTAACAGTTGGCTTCAAGCACAGCGACAAGCAAATGGTTAACGATCAGGCTGCTGTTAACGCTGGTAAAGCTGACCGTGCACGTCAAGAGTACATGGTAACTTACAAGCACAGTTTTAACGATGCTTTCACTGTTGCACCTATGTTCGCTATTCGTCACGACAACAATGAACTTTCTATCGGCAAAAAAGGTCACGCTACAGAGTACCGTTTCCACCCGAACATGTCTTACCAACTAGACGACACTTTCGCTCTAGCACTAGACGGTTTCATTGCTCCAGTTAAAATCGTTGACAGCGTAAATGCGAAAAACACTTCTGCTCTTAAGTCTGAGCTAGATTTCCGTCTAAACGTTGCTCTTAACGACACTCAAAGCGCTCGTGTATCTTTCTACAACGAAGCAGCTAAAGCTGACGGTCAAGACAAAGGCAACAACGAGTGGCAACTACGTGCTATGTTCACTCAAAAATTCGGCGACCTAACAGTAACTCCTTTCGTTCGTTACGACCTATCTCGTGACCTAGAAAACACAAACAAGGCGACTGAATCTAAACTGCGTCACCGTGCTGGTATCACTGGTTCTTACAAGCTACAAGACAACCTAGCTGTTGTTTTCGAAGGTAACTACCAAGCTGAGCAAGAAAACCAGAAAGGCGACTTCAACAAAGCTCGCGTATTCACTAAAGTTGGTCTGAACTACAGCTTCTAA